A section of the Styela clava chromosome 9, kaStyClav1.hap1.2, whole genome shotgun sequence genome encodes:
- the LOC144427245 gene encoding uncharacterized protein LOC144427245 codes for MNADPLTAAAVAATELARCIKLKLNEVITDVFFYTDSMTVLRMINSRSERFKAFVANRLNTIHLLSQPRQWHHVDTKSNPADIASRGLMPDKCHKADCWFKGPSFLRSKEPLRNSHISETIEDSEICSEVKVNYNEISYKDKNSTIQQPGLMLLLKRYSKFERLISSVIWLQRFKTYMIGKLLHRSDSPVTGCFTVAERENATIDIVKLIQTNSLSAELCYFKDMMSSGPPPSDRKRLKSPFAKELLQCNPYVADGILRVGGRLRQSELQPDQRNPVILPPYHHATKLLIDYYHCEHGHCGSNQVQAYLLQKYWILHLQSAVAKVLRECMPCKIRSARPGKQWMSDMPAVRLCTEKRPFFHSFVDYFGPIKVKLGRSEHKRYGVIFTCLSTRAIHLEVAESLDTSAFLQAFFRFASRRARPAHMYSDNGTNFIAGSKALKDGITNWNKKQIGNALAQKGIQWHFPPPLASHQNGVVERLIREVKKILRNMLDDKPLTDYSLWSFLAGVESILNDRPLTRVSNDPRDLHALSPHSILLSKLDPDLPPDVFLRADEYRQGYRHVQRLLDIFWQRFTREYLPLLQKRSKWFHPSPNLKPGNLVLMCDDILPRGSWPMAVVDEVYPDRLGIVRRVKVRTSKSTFMRDVRKICSLELD; via the coding sequence ATGAATGCAGATCCATTAACGGCTGCAGCGGTTGCTGCTACAGAATTGGCGAGAtgcataaaattgaaattgaatgaaGTGATAACAGATGTATTTTTCTATACGGATTCAATGACAGTTCTTCGAATGATAAACAGTCGATCTGAACGTTTCAAAGCTTTTGTTGCTAATCGATTGAATACAATTCACTTGCTTTCTCAACCTAGACAATGGCATCATGTTGACACTAAGTCTAATCCAGCAGATATTGCCAGTCGTGGACTAATGCCTGACAAGTGCCACAAAGCTGATTGCTGGTTTAAAGGACCTTCTTTTCTGAGAAGCAAAGAACCATTGAGAAATTCACATATTTCTGAAACAATTGAGGACTCTGAAATATGTTCTGAAGTGAAAGTTAATTATAATGAGATTTCCTACAAGGACAAGAATTCTACTATACAACAACCTGGACTTATGCTGTTGTTGAAACGTTACTCTAAATTTGAAAGACTTATTTCCTCTGTGATATGGCTTCAAAGATTCAAGACTTACATGATTGGGAAATTGCTACATCGTTCTGATTCTCCAGTTACTGGTTGTTTTACTGTTGCAGAACGGGAAAATGCAACTATAGATATTGTGAAACTTATACAAACAAATTCATTGTCTGCTGAGCTTTGCTATTTTAAAGATATGATGAGTTCGGGCCCTCCACCTTCTGACAGAAAGAGACTTAAATCGCCATTTGCTAAAGAACTTTTGCAGTGTAATCCATATGTGGCTGATGGCATACTTCGAGTTGGAGGCAGGCTTCGTCAATCTGAATTACAACCTGATCAAAGGAATCCTGTAATTTTACCCCCATATCACCATGCTACTAAACTACTAATTGATTATTACCACTGTGAACATGGACATTGTGGAAGCAATCAAGTACAGGCttatttgttacaaaaatattggATATTGCATCTTCAGTCAGCGGTAGCAAAAGTTCTTAGAGAATGCATGCCATGCAAGATTCGATCTGCCAGACCTGGTAAACAATGGATGTCAGATATGCCTGCTGTTAGGCTTTGTACAGAAAAGAGACCATTCTTTCACAGCTTCGTTGATTATTTTGGTCCTATAAAGGTCAAGTTGGGCAGAAGCGAACATAAGCGTTACGGagttatattcacttgtcttTCTACTCGAGCAATTCATCTGGAGGTTGCAGAGAGTTTGGATACCTCTGCATTTTTACAAGCCTTTTTTCGTTTTGCCTCGCGACGTGCAAGACCAGCTCACATGTACTCTGACAATGGTACGAATTTTATTGCTGGAAGTAAAGCTCTCAAGGATGGAATTACAAATTGGAATAAGAAACAAATTGGCAATGCTCTTGCACAAAAGGGAATTCAATGGCATTTTCCACCACCTCTTGCAAGTCACCAGAATGGAGTTGTTGAAAGATTGATCAGAGAAGTTAAGAAGATTCTGAGGAATATGCTTGATGATAAGCCATTAACCGATTATTCACTTTGGTCTTTTCTGGCTGGAGTGGAATCCATCTTAAATGACAGACCCCTTACCCGAGTAAGTAATGATCCCAGAGACCTCCATGCCTTGTCACCTCATTCTATTTTACTAAGTAAATTAGATCCTGATCTACCCCCTGATGTTTTTCTGCGAGCTGATGAGTATAGACAGGGCTATAGACATGTCCAGCGGTTGTTGGATATATTTTGGCAGAGATTTACTAGGGAATATTTACCTCTGCTTCAGAAACGCTCAAAGTGGTTTCATCCCTCCCCTAACCTGAAGCCCGGTAACTTAGTACTTATGTGTGATGACATACTTCCCCGTGGTAGTTGGCCAATGGCTGTTGTGGATGAGGTTTATCCTGATAGACTAGGCATTGTGCGTAGGGTGAAGGTACGAACCTCTAAATCTACATTCATGCGTGATGTTAGGAAGATATGTTCACTTGAACTTGATTAG